A window from Pseudomonadota bacterium encodes these proteins:
- the nrdR gene encoding transcriptional regulator NrdR → MKCPYCDDSESKVLDSRVSKELDAIRRRRECLKCGKRFTTAERIEEGLPLVIKKDGRREVFDRAKILNGLKKACEKRPISITNLEKIVSRIEYNLLEKGEREIKGAEIGEMVMEELRKLDEVAYVRFASVYRQFRDINEFMEELKDLLIKKGEQ, encoded by the coding sequence ATGAAATGTCCTTACTGTGATGATTCAGAGAGTAAAGTCCTTGATTCAAGAGTAAGCAAGGAACTGGATGCCATACGAAGGCGCCGGGAGTGTCTTAAATGCGGAAAACGCTTTACCACAGCTGAGCGGATTGAAGAAGGCCTTCCCCTTGTTATAAAAAAAGATGGGCGGAGGGAAGTTTTTGACAGGGCAAAAATTTTAAATGGCTTAAAGAAGGCATGCGAGAAGAGGCCAATCAGTATAACGAATCTTGAAAAAATAGTCTCACGGATTGAGTATAATCTCCTCGAAAAGGGCGAGAGGGAAATAAAAGGTGCAGAGATTGGCGAAATGGTGATGGAAGAGCTAAGAAAGCTTGATGAAGTGGCATATGTAAGATTCGCTTCAGTATACAGGCAGTTCAGGGATATAAATGAGTTTATGGAAGAGTTGAAAGACCTTCTCATAAAAAAAGGGGAACAATAG
- a CDS encoding cytidine/deoxycytidylate deaminase family protein — MKKDRPTWDVYFMEIAGIVSKRSTCKRRNVGAVAVKDKRILSTGYNGAPIGLTHCIDSGCLRERLNVASGERHELCRGLHAEQNAIIQAAYHGVSINGADIYSTHLPCSICIKMIINAGITRVFYLDGYSDDLAMELVNESGIVLKKVEMKT, encoded by the coding sequence ATGAAAAAAGATCGCCCTACATGGGATGTTTACTTCATGGAGATTGCGGGAATAGTATCGAAAAGGTCTACATGTAAAAGAAGAAATGTCGGGGCAGTAGCGGTAAAAGACAAAAGAATTCTCTCAACCGGTTATAATGGTGCCCCAATTGGTTTAACACATTGCATCGACTCCGGATGCTTGCGGGAAAGATTAAATGTAGCATCAGGAGAGAGACATGAGTTATGCAGAGGCTTACATGCCGAACAGAATGCCATCATTCAGGCTGCATACCACGGTGTCAGTATAAATGGAGCCGACATCTATTCGACACACCTTCCATGTTCAATATGCATAAAAATGATTATCAACGCCGGGATTACAAGGGTTTTTTATCTTGACGGTTATTCTGATGATCTCGCCATGGAACTTGTAAATGAATCGGGAATAGTTTTGAAGAAAGTGGAAATGAAAACATGA